The following proteins come from a genomic window of Salvia hispanica cultivar TCC Black 2014 chromosome 4, UniMelb_Shisp_WGS_1.0, whole genome shotgun sequence:
- the LOC125223960 gene encoding glucomannan 4-beta-mannosyltransferase 2-like — MGEIYGKILIPESYSSDIWVVWELMIVPLLTICVYICLAMSAMVFIERVYMGAVILVVKLFGMKPQNRYKWEAIKDDSEDANATFPMVLVQIPMCNEKEVYKISIGAASNLSWPSHRLLIQVLDDSTDLLIKDMIEKECLRWGSKGVNIRYQIRERQGGYKAGLLKQGLEHDYVKECEYVAIFDSDFRPEPDFLRRSVPFLIHNPELALVQARWRFVNADECLLTRMQEMSFDYHFMVEQEAGSATHAFFGFNGTGGIWRIAAINDAGGWNDRTTVEDMDLAVRASLKGWKFLYLGDLQVYSELPSTFKAFRLQQHRWSSGPANLFRKTVMRIATNKKISLYKKMHVMYSFFLVRKVIVHFFTFFFYCVILPLSVLVPQVNVPKWGAIYLPSIITILNSVGTPRSFHLLFYWVLFENVMSFHRTKATVIGLLEAKTANEWVVTEKLGDKLNNKGSKSKRSFVSLGKLVGERIHMQELGIAMFLFVCGCYDFLYGKDNYFVYLFLQVITFTIVGFGYIGTFLPTP, encoded by the exons ATGGGTGAAATTTATGGAAAGATTTTGATACCAGAATCTTATTCTTCAGACATATGGGTGGTGTGGGAGCTAATGATAGTTCCGCTGCTAACAATCTGTGTATACATTTGCTTGGCCATGTCTGCGATGGTTTTCATCGAGCGGGTTTACATGGGCGCTGTCATCCTTGTGGTCAAGCTTTTTGGGATGAAGCCTCAAAACAGATACAAATGGGAGGCCATCAAAGATGATTCCGAAGACGCCAATGCCACTTTCCCTATGGTTCTTGTTCAGATTCCCATGTGCAACGAAAAAGAG GTTTACAAGATCTCAATTGGTGCAGCGTCTAATCTTTCGTGGCCTTCTCACAGGCTACTCATTCAAGTTCTTGATGACTCCACTGATTTACTAATCAag GACATGATTGAGAAGGAATGTTTAAGGTGGGGAAGCAAAGGGGTTAACATAAGATACCAAATTAGAGAGAGGCAAGGTGGGTATAAGGCTGGATTGCTAAAGCAAGGATTGGAACACGACTACGTCAAGGAATGCGAATACGTGGCCATCTTCGACTCTGATTTCCGACCCGAACCGGATTTTCTGCGACGATCTGTCCCTTTTCTGATTCACAATCCCGAGCTTGCACTTGTACAAGCCCGTTGGAGATTCG TTAATGCAGATGAGTGCTTGCTGACTAGAATGCAAGAAATGTCATTTGATTATCATTTCATGGTGGAGCAAGAAGCGGGTTCAGCAACTCATGCTTTTTTTGGGTTCAACG GAACTGGTGGAATTTGGAGGATTGCAGCAATCAACGACGCGGGAGGATGGAACGACAGAACAACGGTGGAGGACATGGATCTTGCTGTTCGTGCGAGTCTCAAAGGCTGGAAATTTCTCTACCTTGGTGATCTACAG GTATATAGCGAGCTTCCGAGTACTTTTAAAGCGTTCAGGTTGCAGCAGCACCGGTGGTCTAGTGGGCCGGCTAATCTGTTTAGGAAAACGGTTATGAGAATCGCAACAAACAAG AAAATAAGCTTGTACAAGAAGATGCATGTGATGTACAGCTTCTTCTTGGTGCGAAAGGTGATCGTCCACTTCTTCACATTCTTCTTCTACTGTGTGATTCTGCCTCTCTCTGTTTTGGTGCCTCAAGTGAACGTCCCCAAATGGGGAGCCATTTACCTTCCCTCCATCATTACCATTCTCAACTCCGTTGGAACTCCGAGGTCGTTCCATCTGCTGTTCTATTGGGTGCTGTTCGAGAACGTGATGTCGTTCCACCGCACCAAGGCGACGGTGATCGGGCTGTTGGAGGCGAAGACAGCGAACGAGTGGGTGGTGACGGAGAAGCTGGGTGATAAGCTGAACAACAAGGGGAGCAAGAGCAAGAGATCTTTTGTAAGTCTGGGGAAGCTGGTGGGAGAGAGGATACACATGCAGGAGCTTGGAATTGCCATGTTTCTATTCGTCTGTGGATGCTACGATTTCCTCTATGGGAAAGACAACTATTTCGTCTACCTATTTCTTCAAGTCATCACTTTTACAATCGTCGGATTTGGCTACATTGGCACCTTCCTTCCCACTCCCTAG
- the LOC125222749 gene encoding glucomannan 4-beta-mannosyltransferase 2-like: MGEISGKSFIPESLAGYSSDIGGQIGMVWELIKAPLIVPLVTICVYICLAMSIMVFMERLYMGVVIVLVKLFWKKPEKRYKWEAMKDDLEEGSGAFPMVLVQIPMFNEKEVYKISIGAASNLSWPADRLVIQVLDDSTDYLIKDMIEKECLRWASKGVNIRYQIRESRGGYKAGALKEGLKHDYVKQCDYVVIFDADFRPQPDFLRRSVPFLIHNPDIALVQARWRFVNSNECLLTRMQEMSLDYHFTVEQEVGSATHAFFGFNGTGGIWRIAAINEAGGWNDRTTVEDMDLAVRAGLKGWKFLYLGDLQVYSELPSTFKAFRFQQHRWSCGPANLFRKMMMGIATNKKVTLYKKFYVIYSFFFVRKIIAHFFTFFFYCVVLPLSILVPEVYVPKWGAIYLPCIITALNSVGTPRSFHLLFYWVLFENVMSFHRTKAALIGLFEAKRVNEWVVTEKLGDKLNNKGKKSGLSKISLRKLLGDRVQVHELGFAVFLFVCGCYDFLYGKNNYFIYLFLQVITFTIVGFGYVGTIVPTS; encoded by the exons ATGGGTGAAATATCTGGAAAGAGCTTCATACCGGAATCATTGGCGGGGTACTCTTCGGACATTGGAGGGCAAATTGGGATGGTGTGGGAGTTGATAAAGGCGCCACTGATAGTGCCGTTGGTGACGATTTGTGTGTACATTTGTCTGGCGATGTCCATCATGGTTTTCATGGAGAGGCTTTACATGGGTGTGGTCATCGTTTTGGTGAAGCTCTTCTGGAAGAAGCCTGAAAAGAGATACAAATGGGAGGCCATGAAAGACGACTTGGAAGAGGGGAGTGGCGCTTTCCCTATGGTCCTCGTTCAGATCCCCATGTTCAACGAAAAAGAG GTTTACAAGATTTCGATTGGTGCTGCCTCTAATTTATCGTGGCCTGCTGATAGGCTCGTCATTCAAGTTCTCGACGACTCCACCGACTATCTCATCAAG GACATGATTGAGAAGGAATGCTTAAGGTGGGCAAGCAAAGGCGTTAACATAAGATACCAAATTAGAGAGTCAAGAGGAGGCTACAAGGCTGGGGCGCTCAAGGAAGGATTGAAACACGACTACGTCAAGCAATGCGATTATGTCGTCATCTTCGACGCTGATTTCCGACCCCAACCTGATTTTCTCAGGCGATCCGTCCCTTTTCTCATCCACAATCCCGATATTGCACTTGTACAAGCCCGCTGGAGATTCG TGAATTCAAATGAGTGCTTGCTGACAAGAATGCAAGAAATGTCATTAGATTATCATTTCACAGTTGAGCAAGAAGTAGGTTCAGCCACTCATGCATTTTTCGGCTTCAACG GAACTGGTGGAATATGGAGGATTGCAGCAATCAACGAGGCTGGAGGATGGAACGACAGAACGACAGTGGAAGACATGGATCTTGCTGTCCGTGCTGGTCTCAAAGGCTGGAAATTTCTCTACCTTGGTGATCTCCAG GTATATAGCGAACTTCCGAGTACTTTTAAGGCCTTCAGGTTCCAGCAGCATAGATGGTCTTGTGGACCGGCTAATCTGTTTAGGAAAATGATGATGGGAATTGCAACAAACAAG AAAGTAACTTTGTACAAGAAATTCTACGTGATCTACAGCTTCTTCTTCGTGAGGAAGATCATCGCACACTTCTTCACATTCTTCTTCTACTGTGTGGTTCTGCCTCTCTCCATTTTGGTGCCTGAAGTATACGTCCCGAAATGGGGAGCCATTTACCTTCCTTGCATCATTACTGCCCTCAACTCGGTGGGAACTCCACGGTCGTTCCATCTGCTGTTCTATTGGGTGCTGTTTGAGAACGTGATGTCCTTCCACCGGACCAAGGCAGCATTGATCGGGCTTTTTGAGGCGAAGAGAGTGAACGAGTGGGTGGTGACAGAGAAACTCGGAGATAAGCTCAACAACAAAGGTAAGAAGAGTGGTTTGAGCAAGATATCTCTGAGGAAGCTGTTGGGAGACAGAGTACAAGTGCACGAGCTGGGATTCGCAGTGTTTCTGTTCGTGTGTGGATGCTACGATTTCCTCTACGGGAAGAACAACTACTTCATATACCTGTTTCTTCAAGTCATCACTTTCACCATCGTTGGATTTGGCTACGTTGGCACCATCGTTCCCACTTCTTAG
- the LOC125219724 gene encoding splicing factor U2af small subunit B-like, producing MAEHLASIFGTEKDRVNCPFYFKIGACRHGDRCSRLHTKPSISPTLLLSNMYQRPDMITPGVDAQGQPIDPKKMQEHFEDFYEDLFEELNKYGEIESLNICDNLADHMVGNVYVQFREEDHAANALNNLTGRFYAGRPIIVDFSPVTDFREATCRQYEEDACNRGGYCNFMHLKRISRELRHQLFRKRRSRRSRSRSRSPYRHRSYDDRSHGSRSHSRTHDDHDHHGSRSRRRNSTSPRSRRGRSRSPGGRRNRSPAREGSEERRAKIAQWNREKEEAEHVNSKASAGGEDQRSENDDSHIVDNEGNDVRRQQNAYGY from the exons ATGGCGGAGCACTTGGCGTCAATTTTTGGTACAGAGAAGGACAGGGTTAACTGCCCCTTCTACTTCAAAATCGGCGCCTGCAGGCACGGCGACCGCTGTTCCCGCCTCCACACAAAGCCCAGCATCAGCCCAACGCTTCTGCTTTCCAATATGTACCAGCGCCCCGACATGATTACTCCCGGCGTCGACGCTCAGGGCCAGCCCATCGATCCCAAAAAGATGCAGGAACACTTCGAG GACTTTTATGAAGATCTGTTTGAGGAGCTAAACAAATACGGGGAGATTGAAAGCTTAAATATTTGTGACAATCTAGCCGATCATATG GTTGGCAATGTTTATGTCCAATTTAGGGAGGAAGATCATGCTGCTAATGCTCTTAACAACCTGACTGGACGGTTCTATGCAG GACGCCCCATTATTGTTGATTTCTCTCCAGTGACTGATTTTCGGGAAGCTACCTGTAGGCAGTATGAGGAGGATGCATGCAACCGTGGTGGCTACTGTAACTTCATGCATCTGAAAAGGATTAGCAG GGAATTGAGGCACCAATTATTTCGGAAGCGTAGGAGTAGACGCAGCCGTAGCAGGAGCAGGAGTCCCTATCGGCACCGTAGTTATGATGACCGCTCACATGGGAGTCGGAGTCACAGCAGAACGCATGATGACCATGATCACCATGGAAGTCGAAGCAGGAGGCGCAATAGCACAAGTCCAAGAAGTAGGAGGGGTAGAAGCCGAAGTCCAGGTGGCAGGAGGAATCGTAGTCCTGCAAGGGAAGGAAGTGAAGAGAGGCGCGCTAAAATTGCACAGTGGAATAGGGAGAAGGAAGAAGCAGAACATGTTAACAGCAAGGCAAGTGCTGGCGGTGAGGATCAAAGATCTGAAAATGACGACTCCCACATTGTGGACAATGAAGGAAACGATGTGCGAAGGCAGCAGAATGCATATGGGTACTGA
- the LOC125219725 gene encoding uncharacterized protein LOC125219725 isoform X2, with product MASPKSERKGSEEKKKKGRLSEKASSFHGRDAGAFSDMVPRPKTVPDLLAGGIPSPPPKLTKLLVNVTIQRSPGPIHVLMPPEATVKDLITVALRHYVNEARRPVLPSTAASAFDLHYSQFSLERLDREAEIVELGSRNFFLCPRHTENGSVCVSKEEENEYKFIHLPWQIFANIDA from the exons ATGGCGTCGCCGAAGAGTGAGCGGAAAGGAAgcgaggagaagaagaagaaggggcGTTTGTCGGAGAAGGCGTCGTCGTTTCACGGGAGGGACGCTGGAGCTTTCTCGGACATGGTTCCGCGGCCGAAGACAGTGCCGGACTTGCTGGCCGGCGGGATTCCATCGCCTCCGCCGAAGCTAACGAAGTTGCTGGTGAACGTGACCATACAGAGGAGCCCTGGCCCCATCCACGTTTTAATGCCGCCGGAGGCCACCGTGAAGGACTTGATCACGGTCGCACTCCGCCACTATGTCAACGAGGCGCGGCGCCCGGTTCTTCCGTCCACCGCCGCCTCCGCGTTTGATCTTCATTACTCTCAGTTCAGCTTAGAAA GGTTGGATAGGGAGGCGGAAATAGTGGAGTTGGGGTCAAGAAACTTCTTCCTCTGTCCGAGACACACGGAAAACGGCAGCGTATGCGTATCAAAGGAGGAG gaaaatgaatataaatttatccaTCTGCCATGGCAGATATTTGCCAACATTGATGCGTAA
- the LOC125219725 gene encoding uncharacterized protein LOC125219725 isoform X1, translated as MASPKSERKGSEEKKKKGRLSEKASSFHGRDAGAFSDMVPRPKTVPDLLAGGIPSPPPKLTKLLVNVTIQRSPGPIHVLMPPEATVKDLITVALRHYVNEARRPVLPSTAASAFDLHYSQFSLERLDREAEIVELGSRNFFLCPRHTENGSVCVSKEEYPENVRMLWALGVWYSHFRFSY; from the exons ATGGCGTCGCCGAAGAGTGAGCGGAAAGGAAgcgaggagaagaagaagaaggggcGTTTGTCGGAGAAGGCGTCGTCGTTTCACGGGAGGGACGCTGGAGCTTTCTCGGACATGGTTCCGCGGCCGAAGACAGTGCCGGACTTGCTGGCCGGCGGGATTCCATCGCCTCCGCCGAAGCTAACGAAGTTGCTGGTGAACGTGACCATACAGAGGAGCCCTGGCCCCATCCACGTTTTAATGCCGCCGGAGGCCACCGTGAAGGACTTGATCACGGTCGCACTCCGCCACTATGTCAACGAGGCGCGGCGCCCGGTTCTTCCGTCCACCGCCGCCTCCGCGTTTGATCTTCATTACTCTCAGTTCAGCTTAGAAA GGTTGGATAGGGAGGCGGAAATAGTGGAGTTGGGGTCAAGAAACTTCTTCCTCTGTCCGAGACACACGGAAAACGGCAGCGTATGCGTATCAAAGGAGGAG TATCCAGAAAATGTCAGAATGTTATGGGCTCTCGGAGTTTGGTATTCACATTTTCGATTTTCCTACTAG
- the LOC125219286 gene encoding putative phytosulfokines 6 isoform X3 codes for MNSNFHKLLLILLVFSTATASARKMASTKAAEEVDQQIKGEESNSNVASVDSFDLMGMEECGNGETECLMRRAVSEARLDYIYTEKKGN; via the exons ATGAACTCTAATTTTCATAAACTCCTCCTCATTCTCCTTGTTTTCTCCACTGCCACCGCGTCTGCAAGAAAAATGGCTTCAACGAAAG CAGCAGAAGAAGTGGATCAACAAATCAAGGGCGAAGAATCGAATTCAAATGTTGCAAGTGTTGATTCTTTTGAT TTGATGGGGATGGAGGAATGTGGAAATGGAGAGACAGAGTGTTTGATGAGAAGGGCTGTATCGGAGGCCCGTTTGGATTATATCTACACTGAGAAGAAGGGCAACTAG
- the LOC125219286 gene encoding putative phytosulfokines 6 isoform X1: MNSNFHKLLLILLVFSTATASARKMASTKAAEEVDQQIKGEESNSNVASVDSFDKLMGMEECGNGETECLMRRAVSEARLDYIYTEKKGN; encoded by the exons ATGAACTCTAATTTTCATAAACTCCTCCTCATTCTCCTTGTTTTCTCCACTGCCACCGCGTCTGCAAGAAAAATGGCTTCAACGAAAG CAGCAGAAGAAGTGGATCAACAAATCAAGGGCGAAGAATCGAATTCAAATGTTGCAAGTGTTGATTCTTTTGAT AAGTTGATGGGGATGGAGGAATGTGGAAATGGAGAGACAGAGTGTTTGATGAGAAGGGCTGTATCGGAGGCCCGTTTGGATTATATCTACACTGAGAAGAAGGGCAACTAG
- the LOC125219286 gene encoding putative phytosulfokines 6 isoform X4, producing the protein MNSNFHKLLLILLVFSTATASARKMASTKAEEVDQQIKGEESNSNVASVDSFDLMGMEECGNGETECLMRRAVSEARLDYIYTEKKGN; encoded by the exons ATGAACTCTAATTTTCATAAACTCCTCCTCATTCTCCTTGTTTTCTCCACTGCCACCGCGTCTGCAAGAAAAATGGCTTCAACGAAAG CAGAAGAAGTGGATCAACAAATCAAGGGCGAAGAATCGAATTCAAATGTTGCAAGTGTTGATTCTTTTGAT TTGATGGGGATGGAGGAATGTGGAAATGGAGAGACAGAGTGTTTGATGAGAAGGGCTGTATCGGAGGCCCGTTTGGATTATATCTACACTGAGAAGAAGGGCAACTAG
- the LOC125219286 gene encoding putative phytosulfokines 6 isoform X2, whose protein sequence is MNSNFHKLLLILLVFSTATASARKMASTKAEEVDQQIKGEESNSNVASVDSFDKLMGMEECGNGETECLMRRAVSEARLDYIYTEKKGN, encoded by the exons ATGAACTCTAATTTTCATAAACTCCTCCTCATTCTCCTTGTTTTCTCCACTGCCACCGCGTCTGCAAGAAAAATGGCTTCAACGAAAG CAGAAGAAGTGGATCAACAAATCAAGGGCGAAGAATCGAATTCAAATGTTGCAAGTGTTGATTCTTTTGAT AAGTTGATGGGGATGGAGGAATGTGGAAATGGAGAGACAGAGTGTTTGATGAGAAGGGCTGTATCGGAGGCCCGTTTGGATTATATCTACACTGAGAAGAAGGGCAACTAG